A single region of the Photobacterium sanguinicancri genome encodes:
- the dmeF gene encoding CDF family Co(II)/Ni(II) efflux transporter DmeF, with amino-acid sequence MQHQPHSLAPWQHSHDFVSHNHKGERRTYYVLLLTIVTMLAEIIAGTIYGSMALLADGWHMGTHAAAFMITLFAYRYARKYANTDKFAFGAGKVSVLGGFTSAIALGLVALIMLIESVHRLFSPQQIQFNEAIFVAVIGLIVNVVSVFLLKDDHHHEHHNHNHNQHDANKHDHHNGHSHHDDHNLRAAYFHVMADALTSLLAIMALFCGKYFGFNWMDAAMGIVGAVIITRWAYGLMQQTSPILLDASIESQYRQQIVETLEQDKDSQVSDIHIWKISADHYAAAISVVTSTPAEVTHYKQLLRNFDKLNHLTIEVQQCHRNEMASE; translated from the coding sequence ATGCAGCACCAGCCACATTCACTTGCGCCTTGGCAACATAGCCACGATTTTGTCAGCCACAACCATAAAGGTGAGCGTCGTACCTACTATGTTTTATTACTGACCATAGTCACTATGCTGGCTGAAATTATTGCAGGCACCATTTACGGTTCCATGGCGTTGCTTGCCGATGGCTGGCATATGGGTACACACGCTGCCGCTTTTATGATCACCCTTTTTGCCTATCGCTATGCCCGTAAATATGCCAATACCGATAAGTTCGCCTTTGGGGCGGGTAAAGTCAGTGTGCTGGGCGGATTTACCAGTGCGATAGCTTTAGGGCTTGTGGCTTTGATCATGCTGATTGAATCGGTGCACCGTTTATTTTCACCGCAGCAAATCCAATTTAATGAAGCCATTTTTGTCGCGGTTATCGGCCTTATTGTTAATGTAGTCAGTGTGTTCTTATTAAAAGATGATCATCACCACGAACACCATAACCATAACCATAACCAGCATGATGCGAATAAACATGACCATCACAATGGACACTCTCATCATGATGATCACAATTTAAGAGCGGCTTACTTCCATGTAATGGCAGATGCACTCACCTCATTACTGGCGATTATGGCGTTATTCTGCGGAAAATATTTTGGATTTAATTGGATGGATGCCGCGATGGGGATTGTAGGGGCAGTTATCATCACACGCTGGGCATACGGGCTCATGCAGCAAACTAGCCCAATCCTGCTAGACGCAAGCATCGAGAGTCAGTATCGCCAACAAATTGTTGAGACACTAGAGCAGGACAAAGACAGCCAAGTCAGTGATATTCATATTTGGAAGATCAGTGCCGATCATTACGCTGCCGCTATTTCAGTTGTCACATCAACCCCAGCAGAAGTAACACACTACAAGCAATTACTCCGAAATTTCGATAAACTCAACCACTTAACGATTGAAGTTCAGCAATGCCATCGTAATGAGATGGCCTCGGAATAA